tctttcttttttttataaataaattataaaatgtgacatcgaaaactcaaaatgaataaaaacatagcagaggagaaaaaacacagaaatattattttgttctcaCCAATTTCTTGATCTTTCCTTCCATagcttctctacagtatgttggcctcacaggagccaggctgcagtatctgaagagtaacaatatgtctaactgttttcctgaaccaggggtaaaacaaggcataaatcaGAGGGTTTAAACAAGAGTTAAAATTGTAAAGATACATAATAAAGTATACAGTTGAATAACTTATGGATGATTCATATTCTACTGTCATATTGCCAAAGTAAACTGGtgtgaaacacattagaaacacaactaccaaaacaccaagagtcctggctgctttcagctcagatttctttgctgttttagtcactgaaatctgctttgtgacagctgtaatgtgagagcgcatggcacgagcttgagacacagccacaacaaagactctcgtatataaaactataatggcAGTAACAGGAACAATTAAGTTTAAAACGAGGTGAAGGAAGGCACCGGCCTCATGTATTAAAGCAAAACAATCTCCATAGCAGAAAGAAGTGTGTTCTTGTTgttgaaaaatatgtaaattaaagaaataactATTGTAGGCAACAGAACagaaccataaaagacaaacacagactctaACTCTATTCATagtgattctggtggtgtaatgcagagggtcacaaatagccacatagcggtcaactgatatgagcaccatgtttacgactgaaacagagaaaatgatGTCGGACACAAACCTATAAAGAGAACACAAAAGGTCACCAAACAACCAGCACATTGACACATCTGCTGGCATCACCAGGAGGcccacaagaaaatctgagacagccagagagaggaggaggatgttggtgggtgtatggagctgcctggaggaaaagagaaaagcattaATCTACAAAACAAATCTCATAACAAAATGTATAAACTATTACAAATATTGATGAAAATTGATTCAAGAATTTAGGTTTTCTGTTCAGCAACATATATGGCGAACATATCTAAGTGTTGAtgatttaaattacaatatagaGGTCACAGTGTTTTTTGCGTTAACGTGCAGTCAGGAGGACAGAAGATAATACTAGTGTTAGAGCAGCAACATTATTCACTACCAGTTCAAAGACGATTCTTCTTCATCTACAGCAgttattcacatgtttaaagtacaaaacctgtaaagaaaaaaagttaatctctgcctgaagtgggagattgagatgatgatgagcaggttgaggaccgcagtgagcacagagatggagtacagtgtaatgttaataaacaatgtttCAGGCCAAGGAGGCGGTGGCATCCAGCAGGAGATATTGGGGAATTCTGGGAAACAAGGCACCCAATCATCCCCAACctccatcttcagagatctgcagatagctgcagctctggcagctttctgaacaaaactgaGTCATGTAACTGATTTACTTCTCTGTTACTTCTCATAATCCCAcccctccttttcccctctgtgtattttggtcTCCGATGTCCCTTCCCTCCTCACCTcacaccatcatcttcatcactttccctgaatctctctctctctctctctctgagtgagagCGTGTTTGTGAGAGTTTAGCTCtgggaattttttgttttccaaaaatttcaatttttgaaaACCGACAGCCTTAAATATCTTGGTGTCTTCCTtggaaaactcaactcaactcaactcaactttatttgtaaagcaccttaaaaacaatcacagccgcaacaaagtgctgataCACACGAAAATAAAtagttgcatcttttttttaaaaacaattttaaaaaacccaaataaaagcaaaccttaaaacactaaaacaagagcagagtctcatgcgcggttgaaagccaaggaataaaaataggttttaagatgagttttaaaaatggacagtgatgaggcttgtctgatgtgcaaaggcagcTTATTCCACAacttgggggctgcaacagagaaagatctgtcccctctgagcttccgttttgacctcggtacctccaggagcagcagatcagctgacctgaggcaccgagcaggagtgtaggggtggaggagctcagggAGGTAAGATGGGGCGAGACCACTAaaagatttgaaaacaaattaaataatcttaaaatggactctaaaatgcacaggcagccagtggagggaggccaggatgggagttatgtgctccttcttacgaactccagttaagaggcgagcagcTGCGTTCTGCACCaactggagccgtgcgagggaggactggctgactccaaaatacaaagagttacagtaatccagccgagtaACAAAGGCGTGGATTACTGTTTCAAAGTGCTGGTGCATAAGAAAAAGCTtcactttaaatcaaatcaatttaattgatatagcccaaaatcacaaatcacagatttgcctcaaagggcttcacagactgtacatggcaCGACATcgtctgtccttagaccctcacatcgaaggttgaagggggagagggagcgaggatagagagagacggttgagagagacagagaggagcaggagttctgggagggccacagcagcaggtgatgaagcgccaccattggcccgtagtgatggtgagtgtagagtggaccaggagaggagcattcccatctggggcccaaccagatccacagcagtgagaccagcaggagtgatgccgagcaggaccacagcacgACACCCTGTggaagagagagcaaagaaaagtgctagtactctgggaaaataaaagcttgtgtcatgtattattgggacatcagagaaagagaagaaaagaggggcccggtgtatcgtgtcccccgacacattgggcctatagcggcataactaggggctggtccaaggcaggcctcagccagccctaactataggatttgtcaaagaggaaagttttaagtttactcttcaaTAAAGAcggggtgtctgcctcccgtactgagactgggagatgattccacaagagaagagcttgataactgaaggctcttgctcccaatctagttttaaggactttaggaaccacaagtaacctagaattttgggagcatagtgctctagaagggtaatatggcactatgaggtctttaagatatgatggtgcctgaccatttagagctttgtaagtaagaagaaggattttaaactcaattctggatgttacagggagccagtgcagcgaagcttgaacgggagaaatatgatctcttttcttggttcttgtcagtacacgagccgcagcattttggactaactgaagagttttgagGGATTCATTGGActagcctgacagtaaggaattacagtaatctaaccttgaagtaacaaaagcaagCGCAAATGTTTCttcatccttttgagacaggatgtgtctaatttttgtaatattacgtaggtgaaaaaatgcagtccttgaagtttgttttaaatgggagttaaatgacagatcctgatttgtttattatatctatttacctagagaggagaggggacagGGCCTCTTTCACTTGGCCAGTTCAACAGccacttttttatttgaattcatCCAACGATTCCTGATAGGGCCGTCAGACCTAGTGTGGAGGAGCCTGACCAGCTGTATCTTCAGACATGAGTAACCTGGGGCTGGATGCTGCTCTATTTTTAACTGATCCGGCCTTTTAAATTTTAAGTGGGTTTTCCCTGTTTTATCAGGGCGTTTTTAAATCTTGGGGCCTttttaatgatcaaaaagaaaaaatgtccacCTCTCTGCACTGGTTGTTGAAGTTGCCTTCTGTTCTGTTGTATGCTAACCTAGCGAGCTAGCAAACTGTAGTTCTATATGTTAACTCAGCTCCACCCTCTTATGCTAATATGCTCCTGGCTTGGAAGACCAAGGTGGTTGTTATGAACTATGCAAGGTCTGTACCCAAATGCAAGACTTAAGAGGCAGGTATCAGTGCAGACACAAATCCTTTATTGATTTAGCTGGAGTAATGTGCAGGGAAGGGTTGAGTATGTTGGGATCTTACCAGAgttgaatcttgggttcatttgtggacttaaACATTTGTGGATTAAATGCAGCTTTctgagtcaactcacaaaatggcaggtcaCCGCCACTCCACTGCCCCCAGAGCAGAAacatctccatctcctccaggagGGGACCCTGGATTCACCAGCCCCCTCCTCCTTCACTCCCTGCTGAGATCCTGTGCAACTGAGGATGAGACTTCATTCAGAATCTAATTTCCATAAGGAATTCTGAAataactgcaactctgaccttctctgcgcaccaaagttgcattaattaatgcagacttcattgcaactgccagagaaagcttcacctcaacaacaaggacaaaccagcaacttaatttccAAGGCAGCAAATTATTGAAAGTCAACCTGAAacttcctccctccctgcctccatCGAAAAAGGATTTCCCCCCTTCTCAACTGGatctgtgagtaatgtaactgggcttagataagcagtcagcaaggactttagtaTAAtggatttgacctgtaattaatgatttggtttatatgttgGTTTTAAGTATATTCATGTGATATTCACGTtacaatcaaagttgtatgttaatcttgctttatacaggcagtcagtcttatatgcaactaacttaCTAACCTTTAACTTGCTCATAACTGAGATTTTcacttaatatactttaaattaactgtaaccAAACACAGTTTTGCAGCTCTCACTAGGCCAACAAGCAAGGCTTGGCTACCCCTTCACAGCTTGAGTCCTTTGTGTGAGGAGTTTCAACCCCCAACTTTATGAGACGTATTttggtgaattggctatatttttctgttttacagatggtggcccaacgagctatgacttaggtactgcctcaagcgaaggagttcaagtagcTCGGGGTCTTATTCATGAGTGAgcgtagaacggagcgtgagatggacaggcggtttggtgcggggtcggcagtgatgcgggcgATGTACCagaccgttgtggtgaagaaggagctgagccggaaaaAAAAGCTCTCGACTTACctgtccatctacgttccaaccctcacctatggtcatgagctttgggtagtgaccgaaagagcaagatcgcggatacaagcggctgaaatgagctttctCCGTAGGGTgactgggctcagccttagagatagggagaggagctcagacatccggagggagctcggagtaaagccgctgctccttcacgtcgaaaggagtcagctaaGGTGGGTtcggcatctggtaaggatgactcccgggcgcctccccttagaggtgttccgggcacgtccaaatggtaggaggccccggggaagacccagaacacggtggagggactATATCTCTCCTGGACTGGGaatgcctcggggtcccccaggatgagctggatgttgtggctggggagagggacgtctggaatgccctgcatagcctgctgcccccgcgacccggtcCCAGATAGGCAGAGCaaaattgatggatggatggatattaaTTTTTTGCCTCACCAAGGCACCCAGTTTATGTCACAAACACTAAGAGAACTGTACAGATTATTGGGAATCAAGTCTATTCGAACCAGTGTTTACCACCCACAAACTGACGGCCTCATTGAGCGCCTTAATAAGACTTGATCCATGATCCGTAAGTTTGTGCACGATGATAGTCATAATTGGGATAAGTGGCTGGATCCTCTGCTTTTCAACCTTTGAACTGCTGTTTGGCAGGAAACCACGGGGGGTTTTGGACCTGGTTAAAGCTGGGAGGAAGGTCCAAGCCCCAGTAAAAACGAAGTTCTATACATCCTGGACCTGAGAGCAAAACTGCACACACTGTGACAGTTATCACGTGAGAATTTGCTCCGGGCCCAGGAACGTCAGCAGCGGCTGTACAACAGAGGATCTAGGTTAAGACAATTTTCACAGGgggataaagtgcttgttttaCTCCCATCCTCCGCCTCCAAATCACTCGCCAAATGGCAAGGACGAGTGGATGATGTTGATTATGAGCTTGCGCGGTCTGACAGGGGGGGCTACTCAGATTTATCATCTCAACCTCCTTAAAGTATGGAAAGAGGCTGAGTGACGGCAATTGCAGAGAGAGATGAGTTGGGGCCTGAAGTTCCAAAATCGACCAGTCCTGCTTCGCTCCTCTGTGAAAACCATCTCTCACCGTCCCAGAAAGCAGATATTGCCAGGTTGCAGCAGTGTTACGCTAATGTGTTCTCCCCCCTGCCAGTACGCACAAGCCTTATTCAACACCATGTTGAGACTCACTCGGGCGTGATGGTGTGTAACGCCCGCCAATGTAATAATGTCCGCAaacgtaataaaccacaaacgtaataaaaatctgcagcttttaatgtaataatcccacaaacgtaatacattttccacaaacgtaataaccgctgcctactacaaacgtaacacgcgatttcccacaaatgtaataactattacgtttgcagggatttattacgtttgtggggaagtgaaaatcttcaactttcaagattgtaataacttccacaaatgtaataacgcaaTGAATAATGGtcgtggttgttgttgtttgtttgtttgcctatacacactatactaaTACTGAGCATGGGTGCAAAATCCAGTTGATAGCTCTCCGCTCCGCTATCACAcaacaccccccaccccccgcaAGCACGCCCCTTTTCagttcacaaaattattttatgtttaaacataATTCTTTCTTTGCATAcgcaatctctctctctctctctctctctctctcacacacacacacacacaccgctgtCTGCGGTGCTGAACCAAAGAAGCCCTGACCCACGCATCAGTACCTGTCAAATCTATCGATTTAAAAGgaaatttgaattgaattgaattagtaAACCTTTAGGTTCGTATTTAGACTGATGACTGTTCTGTTTACAAACGAGCAATAAATCCAgatttcttcatatttttttgccaacgggaatttgaaattaaatctctctctctcacggaAATAATTTTTTATCAAGCTATCTCCCTCTGTCAACCACAATCTGTCTCtgtcaataaattattttcagccATGTCAATAAACAGGTAGGGGAAAACCGTCCGGCCTAACGTTATtggccgcgtttcccagattcgctcgttcttaaggacttaagaaggctcttaagaagggttcggctaagaaggagcgctaagataggggtgtttcccagatgcgttcttaactgccttctttagatcccgccaaagaagcttcttaagaagctcttagtgggagctgtccaccgccgtggtgctgaaatataaatcaatcgatgccaggcaaatcgatcacccaccactttatcagcgcttaagtcaccccacacacctgtgcaataaggctacgtgtgtgtgtgtgtgtgtgtgatcacagttaacaggtgtatccgagtagtaatcaagccattaacgcataTATACCCCACTGGCGGACCTCTACCGCGTGGTGGGCATCCTGATGTGTCTCCGGGCATGGCGCAGGAGGATCGGTGTCACGGTGAAACCGGCGCCTTGcttcccccaccacctccaggaagctccccactgcgcaaaaacgcagcgcggccaggagttgcacctccgggctgagggcaaaattgcagcgggttgccctctggatgtgtgGTGACACGAGCGTGACGAGGCGGTGGATCTCCTCACGAGGAAGCCGGTACTTGGACTGGACAGCCCGTTCCGACAGCACGTCGAGTGGGGAGAAGTGCTGACGCACATAAGCGTTTATATAAACCGTCACGGCGACGCTGTTGGTTCGCAGCGAGAATATGCTGTATTGCAGCCATGGTGTCTCACACGCGTGGACTTCGGCAACGCCTTTATATAGACTTGCAGGTGGAGACCCTCTAGATGAGGTTCCAGCTGAGTTCAATTACACCTGTCAGTTTCCCTCATATCTGTGAAATACCACAggattgttgatgtttttatagctaCTGTAAACTCATATGCAGATGCCGAATGtgtgtgaaaagaaaaagagtgatagtaatgatgatttattttatttatgtagctacaggaacacatgggcaattctttatttttacatcgttatttttcttcttatgctattatttttcttgcgtCAGTGTTCTGCAGCTATGAGCGCACATTCATCATTACGCAGGGTTTTAGTATTCCTTTGTGTCCGATATAACTTTCCCTGATGCAGCTGCACTGAGCGTTTGGTCGCTAAGAAGGCTGTTAAGAGTGGGTCAGGGCGATCTTACACTTCCTTCTTAGTGAAAGATCTTCTTAAGCTAAGAACGACTCTGGGAAACACTTCCTTCTTTCACAGCGCTCTTAAGACGCTCTTAGCGCTTAAGAAGGACGGGCAAGAAGGACGGGTCTATCCGGTTCTGTGTGGACTATCGCAGGGTGAATGGTGTTTCGCGGTTTGACGCCTATCCAATCCCCCGGGTCGACGAGCTCCTGGATCACCTTGGCACTGCTTGTCTTATTTGACCAAGAGCTACTGGCAGATTCCCAGAGAACGTCACAATCATTTTTGGACAGACCATGGCCTAGAGGGTTAAGAATCTGGCTTGTAACCAGGAAGTAGCCGGTTCCTGAATTATCTTCTGTAGTGTGTAAACACATCCAACacagcacactatatactacCCACCGGGCTTCTTCTTATTCTTTCGTAGCTTCCGTGTTTTttccggtcgactactcctcccggaGTTTTGGTcatacatacactaaaaaggtatcaaatcgaccggctcggccatgacaagtgtgctatgacttttctaagggtttcggcaaatgtttttcaaattattcggcaaaaacacacccaaaaatccccccaatgttaccatatggagaggctagagtagaTTACATCATGGCTAaagtggagaggaagagaacaatttgtcaaaaaatgaaattgGAAACTGCGCTTGAGGTTGCAGATGGCACtcttcagaaataatttatgggtagaaatgtaggaaatttGTCTTCTTAGTCACATTTGTCTGCtatagctgtcagagttatagtttggggcTTGGGATGCATAGATGCGCCACCAATATGCACCCATAGCCTCATAAACCGCCATAGTAAAAAGGCACGAAAATTTCGAGAGGAAAGCAAAGGCACCAGTTACTTCTGAGCgctctaaaaaaaa
This sequence is a window from Centropristis striata isolate RG_2023a ecotype Rhode Island chromosome 10, C.striata_1.0, whole genome shotgun sequence. Protein-coding genes within it:
- the LOC131978849 gene encoding trace amine-associated receptor 13c-like — protein: MEVGDDWVPCFPEFPNISCWMPPPPWPETLFINITLYSISVLTAVLNLLIIISISHFRQLHTPTNILLLSLAVSDFLVGLLVMPADVSMCWLFGDLLCSLYRFVSDIIFSVSVVNMVLISVDRYVAICDPLHYTTRITMNRVRVCVCLLWFCSVAYNSYFFNLHIFQQQEHTSFCYGDCFALIHEAGAFLHLVLNLIVPVTAIIVLYTRVFVVAVSQARAMRSHITAVTKQISVTKTAKKSELKAARTLGVLVVVFLMCFTPVYFGNMTVEYESSISYSTVYFIMYLYNFNSCLNPLIYALFYPWFRKTVRHIVTLQILQPGSCEANIL